A genomic stretch from Pochonia chlamydosporia 170 chromosome 4, whole genome shotgun sequence includes:
- a CDS encoding pirin domain-containing protein (similar to Metarhizium acridum CQMa 102 XP_007811221.1), translating to MSRFTTISTIVIASISILIISITPNLNTALIQALKSINTKISTTTSAKIPSPQTDSSMLKSAANMSKSVLRNAKITPHRSSTRGHSDHGWLNTYHSFSFADWFNPKFSQFGSLRVLNEDRVKANSGFPTHPHRDFEIFSYILSGELTHRDSMLTKGKEGGQSDKFYRMHRGDVQFTTGGSGIAHSEFNEHKTDTVHFLQIWAIPWKKGLEPRYHTRSFSDDEKRKEFVKILSPLKAGQEATAQQEKDAEPAIKDTIPIHADFVMGAGIIAPEKKFEWVVGANATEQNKRKVFVHVPMLKGGKAKIRLDGREDAELEEGDGAFVEGVFAGDKLVVESIGSEEAEVIVLDTA from the coding sequence ATGTCTCGCTTCACTACCATTTccaccattgtcattgcttcaatttccatcctcatcatcagcatcacacCCAACCTCAACACAGCACTCATACAAGCCCTCAAATcaatcaacaccaaaataTCCACCACAACCTCCGCCAaaattccatcaccacaaacAGACTCATCTATGCTCAAatccgccgccaacatgtCCAAATCCGTGTTGCGCAACGCCAAAATCACACCCCACAGGTCCAGTACCCGCGGGCACAGCGACCACGGCTGGCTAAACACCTACCACAGCTTCTCCTTCGCCGACTGGTTCAACCCCAAGTTTTCACAGTTCGGATCCCTCCGCGTCTTGAATGAGGATCGCGTCAAGGCCAACTCTGGCTTCCCGACGCATCCGCATCGGGATTTCGAAATCTTCAGCTACATCCTCTCCGGGGAACTCACCCACCGAGACTCCATGTTGACCAAAGGCAAGGAGGGCGGCCAGTCGGACAAGTTCTACAGAATGCACAGAGGCGACGTGCAGTTTACGACGGGCGGCTCGGGAATCGCGCACTCCGAGTTTAATGAGCACAAGACTGACACGGTGCactttttgcagatctggGCTATTCCGTGGAAGAAGGGCCTTGAGCCGCGATATCACACTCGCAGCTTTAGCGACGACGAGAAACGCAAGGAGTTTGTCAAGATTCTTAGCCCGTTAAAGGCTGGGCAGGAGGCTACGGcgcagcaggagaaggatgcTGAGCCTGCCATTAAGGATACTATTCCTATTCATGCGGATTTCGTCATGGGTGCTGGTATTATTGCACCGGAGAAGAAGTTTGAATGGGTTGTGGGCGCGAATGCTACTGAGCAGAATAAGAGAAAGGTGTTTGTGCATGTGCCGATGCTGAAGGGTGGCAAGGCAAAGATCCGTTTGGACGGACGGGAAGATGCAGAGctggaggagggagatggCGCCTTTGTGGAGGGCGTCTTTGCTGGAGATaagttggtggtggagagTATTGGCTCTGAGGAGGCAGAGGTTATTGTTTTGGATACAGCTTAG